The Plantactinospora sp. KBS50 sequence TGATCTCCGGGGTCGGGAACATCTACGCCGACGAGGCGCTGTGGCGGGCGAAGCTGCACGGCACGCGGCCCACGGACGCGCTGAGCCGGCCCGCGGCGCTGCGGCTGCTCGGCCATGTCCGGGACGTGCTGGCCGCGGCCACCAAGCAGGGCGGCACCAGCTTCGACGCGCTGTACGTCAACGTCAACGGCGAGAGCGGCTACTTCGACCGGGCGCTGTCCGCGTATGGCCGGGAGGGGCTGCCCTGCGATCGCTGCGGCGCGCCGATCCGGCGTGAGGCGTTCATGAACCGCTCGTCGTTCAGTTGCCCGCGCTGCCAACCCCGTCCCCGGACACCGGCCCAGGGTTGACGTCCGGACCACAGGATCGAACCCAACCAGCGCACCGCCGCGGCCCGTCCGTTACGCATGGTGACCTCGCTGATTGCGACAAGCTTTTTTCGAGCTATACCGGAGAGTCATTTTTATGACTCTCCGGTATAGCTCGAAAAAATGTGTTCGATCCTGGCGCGGTGCCTACGGATCGCCGCGGTCCGTCCGCGGCCGTGGCCGCTCGGGGGTTGAGCCGGTCGGGCATGCTGGACGGATCAGGAAGCTGAGCCGATCGGGGGTGTTGAGCCGGTTGGTCGCCGGGGGTGGAGCCACGGCCGGCCGGGTCAGCGTGCAGACGTCCGCCCGTGGGGGTGGCGGACACCAGACGGGCCGGGCGTTGGGGGACGCCCGGCCCGTCGCCGTCGCCGCCCGGCCCCGGCTCGCCGTCGGCCGGCTCCAGCCCGGGGCTGCCGTCGGCCGGCTCCAGTCCCGGCCCGTCGCCGTCCCCGTCCGGGACCGGCTCCGGCCCGGGGCCGGACGGGCACGGCTCGCGCCACGCGTCCAGCCAGCGGTGCTTGCGGATCGAGGCGAAGCCGAGTTCGGCGGTGAGCGGGCAGAAGTCGACGTCGGTCTCGTCGTACTCGGCGTGCAGCACCGGCTTGCCGGCGGCGGTGAACGCCCGCAACGGGTCGCACTCGCCGTACCGGACGCACTCGGCGTTGACCGCGAAGTCGAAGTCGGGAGCCAGCGCGGCGGCCTGCGGCAGGTCGCCGACCAGCCCGGGAGACATGCTCAGTGACCGGGCCAACTCGGCGAGCCGCCGGTCGTACGTGAGCTGATCGTCCTCGCTCAGCGGAAATCCGGTCTGCCACCGGTAGCCGTCCACCCCGCGAAGGCCACCGCGTCGAACCGCTTGCTGAGGCAGAGCCGGAGCCGGTCGGCCAGGACGGGCCGCAGCAGGTCCCAGCGGCGGATGTCGAGCCAGCGGGCGCCGTCGGCCGGCGGCGCCCCGCCGTCGTCGCCGGTGTCCGGCGAGCCTGCGCCGATAATTTCCGGCGGGAACCGTTCGGCGTCCGGCCGGGTCGGCTCGTACCGTCCGGCGTCGAGGTGGCACACCAGCCGGCGGTACGGCCCGAACAGGCGTCGTGGCGCCAGCTGGCCGGTCACCTCAAGGGTGCTGGTGAACGGGTCGAGCACGAACACCTGGGCGGCGACCGTGGCGTCCGGTTCCCCGCTGAGCTGCCACTGCCAGCTCAGCGGTGTCGCGCTGGGCCAGGGTCGGGGTGCGGGTGGCCCGCCGGCCAGCCCGCAGCCGGCCAGGCCGCAACCGGTCAGCGGTGGCAGCAGCACGGCCACCGCGAGACGGGCGAGCGGGCGGCGCGCCATCGGCAGCTCCCCGGGCCGCGGAACGGGACGCGGCGGCCGAGCGGGTGGCCGCCGTCATCCTGAGCAACGAGCCCGAACCACGGCCGGAACGCGCCGAACCGGCCGTACCCGCCGAAAACGGCGGGTACGGCCGGTGGGGAGGGTGGGTTGGTCGCCGTCGGCCGGCTCAGCCGCCGAAGTCCTGGGTCCAGTACAGCGCCTTGTCGCTGCCCCGGGCGATGCCCACCCCGATGTCCTTGAACGAGCAGTTCAGGATGTTGGCCCGGTGCCCTTCGCTGTTCATCCAACCGTCCATCACGGCGGCCGGGGTGGGGTAGCCGTACGCGACGTTCTCCCCGAGCGTGCGGCCCGAGTAGCCGGCCCGGTTGATCCGCTGGTCGAAGGTGCTGCCGTCGCTGCCGTTGTGCGACATGTTGTTGTGCGCGGCCTGGTCCTGGCTGTGCAGTCGGGCGGCGGTCATCAACGCCGAGTCGGCGACGAGGTTGCCGCAGCCGGCCTTGGCCCGCTCCTGGTTCACCAGCGCGATCACCTGCTGTTCCTCGCTGGCGAACGCGTTCGAGGCCGAGCTGGAGGTCGCCGCGGGGCTGGAACTCGCGCGGGTCGTGCGGCTCTGGCTGGGCCGCGGGGGCGCCGCGGCCGCGGCCTTGCGGGTCGGTGCGGGGGCGGCGGCCGAGGTGGCGCTGGGGGAGGGCGAGGGGGAGCCGGACTCGTCCGTCTCGTCGTCGTAGCCCAGCGGCGGGGTGTCGTCGTCGGTCAGCTCGGGGCCGTCGGTGGCAACCGATGCGTCGCCGGCCGCGGCGTTCGTCCGGGCCTCCTGCCCGGAGTCGGAGTTGAGCGCCATCGCGCCGACGCCGATCATCACGGCGAGCGTGGCGGTGGCCGCCGCGCCGGCCAGCAGTGCGGGGCGGGGCAACCGGCGCCGCTTCTCCGGCTCCCGCTCCGGTCCGCCGGCGCCGTGTCCCATGTCACGCCAGGCCGAACCGCCGGCCGCCGCGGGCCGCGCCGACGGGCCGGCCGGCGGGTCGGCGTCGCCGTACCCGGCATGATCGCCGTACCCGGCAAACCCGTCGCGCCGGTCGTATCCGTCCTGCCGGTCGTATCCGTCGCGCTGGTCGTAGGTGCCACGCTGGTCGTACCCGCCGTGCCGGTCGTACCCGTCGGCGGCCGCGTACCCCGCCGTACCGTTGGGGTCGTGCGGCACGCCCGCCCAGCCGGCCGTCTCGTCGGGCCAGGCCTGGCCCGCGGACCCGGCGCCCGCGGACCCGGCGCCCGCGGACCCGGCGTACCGGTCGGGTGTCTCGTGCCGGTCGGTGTTCCAGGAGCGGGTGTCGGACCAGTCGTCGGACCGCTCGTAAGGCCCGCCCGCGGCCCGCGGCGGCTCCGGCGACCGGTACGGGTACCGGTCCGCCGGGTCGTCCGAGTGGTGGCCCGAGTCGTACCACGACTCGCTGGCCGGCTGGTCCGCCGTCCGCCGGTAGCCCCGGTGGGGATCGATCGGGTCGTTCCACCCGTCCACGCGTCGCTCCTTGGTTCTGGCACTGCGGTC is a genomic window containing:
- a CDS encoding endo alpha-1,4 polygalactosaminidase; translation: MDGYRWQTGFPLSEDDQLTYDRRLAELARSLSMSPGLVGDLPQAAALAPDFDFAVNAECVRYGECDPLRAFTAAGKPVLHAEYDETDVDFCPLTAELGFASIRKHRWLDAWREPCPSGPGPEPVPDGDGDGPGLEPADGSPGLEPADGEPGPGGDGDGPGVPQRPARLVSATPTGGRLHADPAGRGSTPGDQPAQHPRSAQLPDPSSMPDRLNPRAATAADGPRRSVGTAPGSNTFFRAIPESHKNDSPV
- a CDS encoding endo alpha-1,4 polygalactosaminidase; this translates as MARRPLARLAVAVLLPPLTGCGLAGCGLAGGPPAPRPWPSATPLSWQWQLSGEPDATVAAQVFVLDPFTSTLEVTGQLAPRRLFGPYRRLVCHLDAGRYEPTRPDAERFPPEIIGAGSPDTGDDGGAPPADGARWLDIRRWDLLRPVLADRLRLCLSKRFDAVAFAGWTATGGRPDFR
- a CDS encoding CAP domain-containing protein; protein product: MDGWNDPIDPHRGYRRTADQPASESWYDSGHHSDDPADRYPYRSPEPPRAAGGPYERSDDWSDTRSWNTDRHETPDRYAGSAGAGSAGAGSAGQAWPDETAGWAGVPHDPNGTAGYAAADGYDRHGGYDQRGTYDQRDGYDRQDGYDRRDGFAGYGDHAGYGDADPPAGPSARPAAAGGSAWRDMGHGAGGPEREPEKRRRLPRPALLAGAAATATLAVMIGVGAMALNSDSGQEARTNAAAGDASVATDGPELTDDDTPPLGYDDETDESGSPSPSPSATSAAAPAPTRKAAAAAPPRPSQSRTTRASSSPAATSSSASNAFASEEQQVIALVNQERAKAGCGNLVADSALMTAARLHSQDQAAHNNMSHNGSDGSTFDQRINRAGYSGRTLGENVAYGYPTPAAVMDGWMNSEGHRANILNCSFKDIGVGIARGSDKALYWTQDFGG